The Populus alba chromosome 4, ASM523922v2, whole genome shotgun sequence genome contains a region encoding:
- the LOC118059218 gene encoding uncharacterized protein, with protein MGALARRSSYGYSKLDKEDPEEVKHRRAQFLIYKALQQADSPRRRPSLLRLRLCRLKIKIGKKLKKLRKGMLLSISAARVRVYEQVTGQWKRLFGNGEAIASLPPMLALNA; from the coding sequence ATGGGTGCTCTAGCGAGGAGATCATCATATGGCTACTCAAAGTTGGATAAAGAAGACCCAGAAGAGGTCAAGCATAGAAGAGCACAATTCTTGATCTACAAGGCACTGCAACAAGCAGATTCCCCTAGAAGAAGGCCATCTCTTTTGAGACTCAGACTGTGTAGGTTAAAGATCAAGATTGGCAAGAAACTAAAGAAGCTGAGGAAGGGCATGTTGTTATCTATATCTGCTGCAAGAGTTAGAGTCTATGAGCAAGTTACAGGTCAGTGGAAGCGCTTGTTTGGCAATGGAGAGGCCATTGCTAGTCTTCCTCCTATGCTGGCCTTGAATGCTTGA